In Mercenaria mercenaria strain notata chromosome 15, MADL_Memer_1, whole genome shotgun sequence, a single genomic region encodes these proteins:
- the LOC123550975 gene encoding mucin-2-like: MRVFRTRKKLPSSRHCLNTACRASPAPRTVSHSCYTCHNQALHESCNHTQICSPKQGVCITQVSFTEDDTWVTRACARVTLCANSEENNADECYWEDPLSYGFEGKCSFCCSGDDCNYNHLPDNLAAKLSDDDNENGGPKPGGTTRPKPGVPKPGGNTGPKPGGPKPGGTTRPKPGGTTKPKPGGPKPGGNTGPKPGGPKPGGTTRPKPGGPKPGGNTGPKPGGPKPGGTTRPKPGGTTKPKPGGPKPGGNTRPKPGGTTKPKQTRPPATNPPRTRPAQTQPPATNPPRTRPAQTQPPQTNPPRTRPAQTNPPRTQPAQTQPPQTNPPQTNPPKTNAPTMPPSGGGSSSGGASHGGNSGHHHGGSPSGGNHGQGSSCHSHGGQGCCMNHVDASYDIDVKIHIGRNQFGGKFSGGSSHGHGNGKQQNQNNSSATIKPVALSTVVPVTATSTPVKTSAPTSSTLVPTTPTSTSTSVPTTPTTTSTSVPTTPTTTLPPVSATSVPNSNVTPKKLTVQQTTQQPTTTKPTTPTPTSTTTSSTTMSPTSATTTAAGSTSKPKFTLAPTTQPPTTKQPTTPTPTTTSTTTSTTTPTTTSTTTPTTTTTSTTTTTPSTSTKPTTTPVSTVPTTTDPPYICYVCKDPQCTKQVLNVCAKDSEFCMTTVTQLADGTRVFNKGCVKENECEAEWWQKTAGSSECMSNIIDDSPSGPPNMPMKCSYCCKDSLCNEYVKPKTSASYYIGKALPKISGR; encoded by the exons catgcaGAGCGAGTCCAGCACCCCGCACAGTCAGTCACAGCTGTTACACCTGCCATAATCAGGCGCTGCACGAGTCATGTAACCATACACAAATCTGCTCGCCCAAACAG GGTGTGTGTATAACACAAGTGTCTTTCACGGAGGATGATACATGGGTAACGCGAGCATGTGCAAGGGTTACG TTATGTGCGAACTCTGAGGAGAACAATGCTGACGAATGTTACTGGGAGGACCCACTGTCCTATGGCTTTGAGGGAAAATGCTCGTTTTGTTGCAGTGGGGACGATTGTAACTATAACCACCTTCCAGACAATCTAGCTGCGAAGCTATCCGATGACGACAACGAAAACG GTGGACCAAAACCAGGCGGAACAACAAGACCAAAACCAGGTGTTCCCAAACCAGGTGGAAATACTGGGCCAAAACCAGGTGGACCAAAACCAGGCGGAACTACAAGGCCAAAACCGGGCGGCACAACGAAACCTAAACCTGGTGGTCCCAAACCGGGTGGAAATACTGGGCCAAAACCAGGTGGACCAAAACCAGGCGGAACAACAAGACCAAAACCAGGTGGTCCCAAACCGGGTGGAAATACTGGGCCAAAACCAGGTGGACCAAAACCAGGCGGAACAACAAGACCAAAACCGGGCGGTACAACGAAACCAAAACCTGGTGGTCCCAAACCAGGTGGAAATACAAGGCCAAAACCCGGCGGTACAACAAAACCAAAGCAAACACGACCACCTGCAACAAACCCACCCCGTACAAGACCAGCACAGACACAACCACCAGCAACAAACCCACCCCGTACAAGACCAGCACAGACACAACCACCACAAACAAATCCTCCCCGTACTAGACCAGCACAAACTAACCCACCTCGTACTCAACCAGCACAAACACAACCACCACAAACAAATCCTCCACAAACAAACCCACCAAAAACAAATGCTCCAACTATGCCTCCTTCTGGTGGCGGAAGTTCTTCCGGTGGCGCTTCTCACGGCGGAAATTCCGGACATCATCATGGCGGTAGTCCCAGTGGCGGGAATCATGGTCAAGGCTCTTCTTGCCATTCTCATGGTGGACAAGGGTGCTGTATGAACCACGTAGACGCGTCATATGATATTGATGTAAAGATACATATCGGCAGAAATCAGTTTGGTGGAAAATTTTCTGGTGGCAGTTCGCATGGTCATGGCAACGGAAAACAACAAAATCAGAACAACTCCTCTGCAACAATCAAACCAGTAGCACTATCCACAG TTGTTCCAGTGACTGCAACAAGTACTCCAGTAAAAACTTCCGCTCCTACTTCTAGTACCCTTGTTCCCACAACACCTACCTCAACTAGCACTAGTGTTCCCACAACACCTACCACAACTAGCACTAGTGTTCCCACAACGCCTACCACCACACTCCCACCGGTGAGCGCAACCTCTGTACCAAACAGCAATGTCACCCCAAAGAAATTGACTGTACAGCAAACAACTCAGCAGCCTACTACTACTAAACCTACTACCCCTACCCCAACAAGCACAACGACGAGCTCTACAACCATGTCTCCAACAAGTGCCACCACTACAGCTGCCGGTTCGACTAGTAAACCGAAATTTACCCTCGCACCAACCACTCAACCACCAACCACAAAACAACCTACCACACCAACACCAACGACAACAAGTAcgacaacatcaacaacaacgcCAACCACTACTAGTACTACGACCCCAACAACAACTACAACGAGTACGACCACGACAACACCGAGTACAAGTACCAAACCAACGACGACACCAGTCAGTACAGTACCTACGACAACTGATCCAC catatatatgtTACGTCTGTAAGGACCCTCAATGTACTAAGCAAGTGTTGAACGTATGCGCCAAAGATTCTGAATTCTGTATGACCACAGTTACTCAGCTGGCTGATGGAACTAGAGTTTTCAATAAAGG ATGTGTGAAGGAGAACGAGTGTGAAGCGGAGTGGTGGCAGAAAACAGCCGGAAGTTCCGAGTGTATGTCTAATATAATAGACGATAGTCCATCTGGTCCGCCTAACATGCCAATGAAGTGTAGTTATTGCTGTAAAGACTCTCTGTGCAATGAATATGTTAAACCTAAAACTTCAGCATCTTACTATATCGGCAAAGCTCTTCCAAAAATCTCCGGTCGGTAG